The Zygotorulaspora mrakii chromosome 6, complete sequence genome includes the window CACCACGTTAAGATCGCATTTTCTGAAAGTGTTCCATGTAGAGAACGAAATTTTGGCAACATTGAAATTCTTTGTCTTTCCAAACCACACTTGTCCCTCTTCTGAAATTGTGTCGGCTATAGTCTTCAGGTAAACTGCGATTGACGTAGGATCAGAAGCGTCGACACCCATGGAATAGAAAAATGTGCCGATCTCACCCTTCAGTTTGTCCTTTGAGTGCAATCCAGTTACGATTGATGTCTGATCGACGTTCCCATTGGTCGATGCAGCAGCAGAAGTCTCCCCATTACTACTCTTATCCAGTGCAGCAGACCCGTTCTTATGATGCTGATGGTGACGATCCCCTGTATTGTTATACGATTGATGGTTTGACGGAATGTATTTAATCATTGTGATAAGATCGGGCGGGCCAAGATCCTTAAACTGCGGTATGTTCAATTTTCTCTCATTGAGAGCATAGCCAATGACATCTTCCTTCACCTCGGGGATTGAACCCTGAGAAAACATAATAAATTCGCCAATTGTCTAAACAATGCGTGGGACACCGTTAACCTTGCCTAGGGACCTTCAATGAACCTGCTCAGCCTGTTGATACTACTGATGCAGACGTAAAACCGCACcaagatatttgaaatgaatCGAACTTTCCAATCCGCCTTGTCTGAAAAGGGGAAAAATACTTATTCCAAAAATGCTTACCCGGATAAATACACACATACATAGGATCTCTATCATACACAGATTCTCAGGTGGTTTTGTCGTCATTAAGGTCCCACTCCTTGGCTGTGAGACAATACTTCTCTGGTGGCAGTCTTACACCCCACATGCCCATGACCTGCGGAAGCGATTTCTTATTTCTCTCTGCCGCTAGCTGCAGAAGCAGCTCTTTCGGAGCTGTTGGTTTGAACTCGTACTGCGTACGCGCCGCGATCGCAAGCCGTACGTCCTCCACGGCGAGACCGCCGGTATTGTCAGCATAGTCATTGTAAACCACCGCATCCTTCAGCACGCCCCGCGTGTACCTGTAGGCGAAATCCATGAGTTGGAGCGGCACCTGGTCCTCGTACTGGTGGATTGACTGCGACGCCAGCAGAAGATGCAGAAGTCTGACGTCCCGAGGAATGTTATCCTGCGATGCCGTCTCGCCCGGCGCTCCTGATCCTCCCGACACACCATTCCCACTTGTGCTGCCATTGCCACTGCCGGCATGCCCATAACCGTTCGCTTGCGAACTTGGCATTAGTGTTGAAAGAACGGAATATCACCACAGTTCACGATTGCAACTACACACTCCCGTTGCTCTGCTGTATGTGTCAAAATCAAGCACGACTGGACATATCTGATATTATGTCATATACTCTGTCTGCAAGCATAATTCCCATAGCCCTCGTTTGGACAAAATGGAAGGTGAAAAACTACCGAACGTAGACAATGACACAACCACCAAAACCTGAACAGATCAACGTATATCGCTTTGAACGTCATGTAGGCCGGGTAGCGTGTGACCAGCTAAGACGGGTAACAAATGGAGACAGGATTCTCATGGAATGTCATAGAACGTCGTggaatctttttttttctcgttGGAGCCGCTGATCTCGATTCGTCCAGTATATAAGGAGCCAGAGACACGGCGGTTTAAGGGTTACACGTTCAGAACTTAAGAGTCAGCCGAGAACAGGTAACAGCTTTACGAGACAGTTCACTTGTTTAGCGCGGAAAAACTAGCACTCACTGATATTAGGTATTAGAGAAATGTCGGACGATTGGGAATCTTCAACGGTTATTGGGCAAAGAGTGAGAACTGGAGGTGGTGGCGGACCTAGAGCCAATGTTGCGAGATCGCAGGGCCAAATCAACGCAGCAAGAAGACAGGGGTTGGTGCTTTCTGTGGACAAGAAATATGGTACTACGAACACCAAGGCTGACAGTGAAGGCCAGCGGCTGACCAAGGTGGACCGGGAAACGGATATCGTCAAGCCAAAGAAACTTGACCCCGAAGTCGGTAAAGCCATCTCGCGCGTTCGTACAGAGAAGAAGCTATCCCAGAAGGACCTAGCTACCAGGATCAACGAAAAGCCCACCGTTATTAACGATTACGAGGCAGCCAGAGCGATTCCTAATCAGCAGGTTTTGGGTAAATTGGAAAGAGCTCTTGGTGTCAAACTGAGAGGCAAGGCCATTGGCGAGCCGTTGGGTGGCCCCAAAAAGAAGTAAGTCACTTCTGCAGCATGATTCTTACCGCTCCTGTAACGACCCATTTGTGATGAACTCTAGATCAGTATAGATAGATAAACCTGCATGTGTGTGTATGTGTATATTTAGCTGGcaagcatttttttttccattccATTCTGTACTGGAAGTTGGCTTTTTCGCTAGACGACTATatgtcaaaaaatttgatcttGCGGAAGCAGTCGGTGTCCGGAAAACACCAAAGTCGAAGCTCGTGGTGACCAGCCTCGGATAAGATTCATTGCGTATTCATGTCGGCCCTACATTTCCAACCACAGCATGAGCCCTCTCAAGTATACTCTATTGCGGGAAAGGCTTTGAAATTGACTTCGGCAGAAGATATCGAACCGGTTATCGATGAACTATCCAAGCTATCAAAATGCACCAAGATTGATCTTTCTGGTAACACTATTGGTGTCGGAGCCTCGAAAGCACTCGCCGACTTCATTTCGAAACATGACTCAGTGAAAGATTATGTTCAAGAGATCAACTTTGCCGATTTGTATACGTCGAGACTGGTTGATGAAGTCGTGGAGTCACTGAACAGTTTATTGCCAGCTCTTTTGAGTTGTAATCAATTAGAGATTCTGAATTTAAGTGATAATGCTTTTGGTTTGAGAACTATTGATATCTTGGAGAAATTTATCTCTAACGCTGTTCATTTGAAgcatttgattttgagtAACAATGGTATGGGTCCATTCGCCGGTGAAAGAATCGGTAAGGCATTGTTCCACTTGTCACAGAACAAACTAAAATCGAAGGAGCCAATGTTGGAGACATTCATCTGCGGCAGGAATAGATTGGAAAATGGATCTGCATTATACCTTGCGTTAGGGCTTAAGAGTCACGGGGAcggattgaaaaatgtcaGACTATATCAAAATGGTATTAGACCAAAAGGTGTCTCAACGTTGATCCAATACGGATTGAGGTTCAATAAAAATCTTAAAGTCTTGGATTTCCAAGATAATACATTCACCAAGACTGCATCCTCTTTCTTGGCTAAAAATCTACcaatttggaaattatCTTTAATCGAACTAAATTTGAACGAttgtcttttgaaaaaggatGGCTGTGATGAGGTCTTTAAAGTATTTCAGAATGATAAATTTGTAAACCTGGAAATTCTAAAATTAGAATATAACGAAATGGTTCAAGAGACTGTAGAATCATCGTTATTGCCAGCGCTAGAAAACGGGAATCTgccaaatttgaaaattttagaagTGAACGGTAATAGATTGGAGGAGGATTCTGAGGCTTTGGACACTCTACAGGGGCTATTTACGGAATTAGAACTAGATGATTTGGAAGAGTTAGAtagtgaagatgaagatgaagatgaagatgaagaggaggaagacGAAGCTGAGAAAttcgaagaaattgaaaccGAGGTCTTGGAAAAGAACCTTTTGGAGTTAAGTATAAATGATTTGGCTgataatttatcaaaaactCATATCTAAAATTGTAATATACAATTGCAGAATATGCTTTTGATCATTTGCTGATCATCTGATGGAAATTCCATTTTCTATGCAATCAATTAATTTATCCTTTTGAGACCATTGATTCTCTAACCATTTTTCTAGATTTCTTCCCTTGGCTGGTAATAGAGGCCCCAActcatgtttttttatGTGAATCATTATAACGATAGGAGGTTTAGTCGTTGTGTAGGTTGGATTTTCCTCAATTGAAACCTTTTCCGGTTGCAGCatctcaaaaaatgatggatTTACTTGTTCTAATTGATAGCCATTATGTAATTTAAATTGACCGTTAAGATGATCATGATCAAATTTGGTATTTGTGCACTTTGGCTTGTAGTAAACAATTGTGAAATCAAACAAATTCCTGTTGACTCTTATTAATTCTTTTGGTActgctttttcttgtttccCATTGTTGCACTTTGACGGTTCTTCTTTGATCTCTCCACCATAACTATTTTGAAGCCCTAATACCATTGAAGCTTGTGCAAAATCTTGTTCAACAGTATTTTCACTTTGAGAACTGGCTTTGATaacaaatttatcaacaCCGTtattcagaatttttttggcatTATCAAAGACGCTCGAATGATGTTTCGTTTTAACCCTGTTTATATTGCCAAAACATCTTACAACACTTATAAAACTCTTGAACCTTGGGTAAAGTACATTGTAAAATTTAGCTACAAATGAGTAATCTTGGTTCAATTTTCTCTGAACAATGCTCAATTCTGTCGTCAGAATATTGACCTCTGGAAATATTGTTACAACTTCATTGCCATCCTTAGAAAGGTGctgttttatttcttttggcaTTACAAAACTGTTTTCGTCTTTGATCagtatatttttaattAATGAAAGATGTGGAAAGTTAACAACTTTACCCCATgtcagaaatttcaatctgGGGAATGATAGTTCACCAGTGctccaaaagtttttgagaatttctcttttatttGCAAAGCTTATTGAATTATAGCCGCTATGCTGCAGTAAGTAATTTATCAGCACATAATCATTTATGGACCTATGGTTAGATATTAGTAGAGTTGTCATCACTCTATTGTTCTCATCATAAAGATTCAGGTCATCACTTTCAGCAGtaacaaaaatttgcacGTTTTTCTTATCCTTGAGTGTCATTTCCACGACATGCAACTGAAAACATAATTGAACAACTTGTGACAATTTCTCTAATCCAGGTAAAACCCTCTCtgaaataaatgaaattgcTTTGGGTAACACTTGTTGAAGATGTTTGCCAAAAAAAGGTACACAGTTGCACAAAGTCTggtttattttcaaaagaatattcaTCAAGTGATTCTGAACCGAAAACTTCAGGAATCTTTGGCAACATGATATGACACTTTGTGAAATGATGTAAGAGCATAAAATAGCTATTCGGAGAGAGACACAAATCCAATCATACACCTCCCatgttttttgaatattatGAATcgatccaaaaaaattggtctCCACACTGTCTCTCACTGCCATTAGCTAACTTAGTAAGACTGTTCTGAAGGTTAGGAGGGCTTTGAATGGTCTTCAACCAGCTCAAATGCTATTGAGAGTCACTTTTATATTATTCTGTTAATTCCTATAGTTTGTGTCATCTGGCATATAAACCCAACCaccaaatgaaaagagtagataatcaaaagtttcaaagaaCCATCTCATCacaattcaaattattgaaagatgtAAATAAGTTTTACAATTGACGCAAAGTCATTGGATCTAAGCCTGTATACTAAATGCTTCTACTAGGTTTGGGAAAGTCTTTCTCAAGTGGTCGATTGGGATCTCAGAGCGCTCCAAAGATCCTAAATGTGGGACGAACTCTGCTGAATAGAAATCTGTCGCTGAAGCCCGACCTTTCGAAATTCAAGCTAAATTCACCACCACCTGGTGGAGTAGTGGGTACTTCAAATGATGCCTTCAAGCCGCCTGAACCTGACTACTTCCACGGGTCCTATCACTGGTATTATGAGCGCATAACAGCCGCTTCTTTGATTCCCTTGACTTCAATACCATTATATATTACGCTGACCGGGGGAGTGGTACCCCCATTATTGGATGCTGCTTTGGGTGTAGTATTGCTACTACATGTTAATCAGGGCCTTACAAGTTGCATAATAGACTACATTCCCAAGAGAAAATTTGGCATATGGCATGATTTGGCACGTTATTTGTTGTTTGGTGGTTCGGGCCTTGGACTTTACGGAATATATGACCTTGAAACTAGTAATAATGGGATTGTAGATCTCTTGActaaaattttgaaagaggaCGAATCAAACTTGTACATTTTTGGGCGCAATTGAGTAACCGCAATTGCAggatatttttttgtaaatattAAGCATCTATAATACTATTTATTGAACAATCAACGAAAAACGAATAGCTCTTTGTCTGTACCGCATCTTACCGTAAgttatttttcagcaatgTTGAAGGATAATTCTACATGAAGTAGACTTATTTGCAAGCATACATGAATGCCATACAAgagaaaataaagaattgCGAAAATACTTTGGATTTCACAGTAACATTAAGAGAAGAGCTAAAGCTTGAGCGCACCTGCTCTTGCCAACTGATCAGCTTTTTCATTGCCTTCTTCACCAGCATGCCCCTTGACCCACTGGATCTTGAACTCTCCcttgttttcaaattgatctTTATTTATTTCATAAAACTCCTTCACCTTGgcaaatttcttgattaAATCGAGAGCAATATCTCTGTTCGGCATGGATGACTGTTCTGACGGCGTTAAAGATGTGTATCTATCGTTTAGTAATTTAGCAACATATTCAGAATctgttttgatttcatAGTTTCTTTTGTCCTCTCTTTCCGTCAAGTTTTCCCAGATGGTATCCAAACAGCTTGAAACAGCTTGTAGTTCAGCTCTATTATTAGTCTGGGTCCCTTGTCGTAACGGTTCTGATATGTTGTAgccttcttcatctttgaaatagACACCGTACCCAGCGCGGGAACTTGAGGTACCGTTAGCCAGCGCCGATCCATCGCAGTAAACTGTAGATATTTTATCATATTTTACAGATTTTTTCGGGATCTTGTATTGAGAACCGAACTGTTCTGCAGAGACTCCAATATACCGATAGTTAACATCCGGATTTGAAGAGCCATTCATAAAGTTAATGGCGTCTTCCtgattatcaaattttttaaaggATATACCTTTTCTGCCTTTAACATATTGCTGACAGTCATTCCAATTGTCGAAAATCTGGCTGGAAGACTCTTTACTACTACTCCTTACCGAATAGTagttctttgtttttgaatttgcatTAATCTTTGGTGTGGACTTGCTCACGAATTTAGTATAAGATGGAGAAACAGATGAATAATAACTATCAAAGGTAGGATAGTTAAAACTATAGCTCGGGTTGTGGTGACGTGTTGGTCTGGAATATTCTATCGAAGTCGAAGAATCATTATAGTTTTCTGAATTGCCTGAATCACTAGAACCGCGAGAATAACCGGAATAACCTGAATAACCAGAATTGTTAGAGGCAAATGCCTGTGATTCAGCTAAGGTGTCGAATCGTTTGTAACATGCTCCCGAAAAACCACTGACCTGTGCCTTGCACTCCTCCCAACTTGAGTACACACCAGTATTTCTGCCCTTTTGCACAGCATAATATCCACCTTTCTTCCCTGCCATCTTGATGACTCTAAATACGGAATGTACCTCAATGTGTTTTGTAAAGAGCGAGTATCCTGATTCACTTAAAAGACTAGATATAAACCCAGTTTTCATTAATCTAGAGCATTCGAAATAgtgtttctttttttgggTAAGTAAGAAGTCTCAAACTACAAGAATAGCACTTTTTCCAAACCAAGGTTGTAAACAAAAACGCTACAAGGGAAACATATTTCGTGGTACAAATGTTGGAATGAAGATTGATTCAAGTATGAACAAAGGTCAGTTTGCGGGAATCAATTTTCCAAACACACCGTACAGTGAGGGACTAAAGTCGGGTGCTGCCCCAACAGAAGATTTATTGATTTTAAAAGCTTGTCGCGTGTACAAAGATTAGGAATCTGAACACACTGGAGTCTGTCGCGTGGAATAAGAAATGGCAGCTGTGCTATATATTTTATgggataaaaaaaatggcgTGATGATAACATGAGCCCTGAACGACTAAGGGTGAAAATACTTTATTCATCATCCACTTTATCGCTCCATAGGTGCTTTTTTGAGGTAGAGATATTGACATCTCTTCCAGATACTAAATCTCTTCCAGATGTTTAGTCACAATCCATTTAGTTTTTATCTCATTCtatgatataggaaatcAAGAACTTATATTCCTCTATAACCGAACATCACGATGCCTATAtggaaaaaatgttttctttgGAGTTGTCAATAGTGACTTACTTAGCTATTGGTGATAATATTATGATGTTCAgttatagagatatataagccctttctttcatatatctaACTTCTCtcacaatatcgatttatatttcaacaaatatcATACtatcattatcaatgtctaaccaagttactattGACCACTCCGAAGAAGCacttctttccaaatagtaGGCTACAGCTATAGTATAGATCTTGGTTTAGAAGAGTCGTTCTATGAGTGTTCATGTGTTGACTTTGCATTGCAAACTTGGTAACAAGTACATtttaattgaatatcaaattCACCAATCCGCGATAGTTTAATGGTTAGAATGGGCGCTTGTCGCGTGCCAGATCGGGGTTCAATTCCCCGTCGCGGAGAATTTTTTAATCTTGAAGATTGTAAAATACTCAATATGTGAAGAAAGCATGGATGccatttcttcattcttAAAATTAAtatatcaaatgaaaataattATGACTACAGATCCTTTATTTAATGAGTTctgtgatttttttgaccGTCTACGGCGGCTTTGACTAATTTTTCTGTGGCTACTTTCTTTCTTACCTTCTCTCTCGTGGTTAGGTGCTTGTGAACGTAATCCATCTCCCCTTTAGCAATCAAGGTTCTCAAAAGAACGTCCAAAATTTCCGCATTTCTTTCTAGTTGACCACTTTCCAGTTCTTCTACTTGTTGGCGAATCTTTGATctcctcttttttgaagcattgGCCAtaattgtcttgtttcttgCCAATGTGGACAATTTCACACTGAACTTTCTGCTGCTCGAATTCGTGATGGTTACCTGATTCAGATATTTTGCGTAATCTGGAGACAAGGTGTCGAcctctcttttcaactcGGAGATGCTTTTGTCAAAAAAGGCAGGTATTAGTAGAATCGTTTGGTAatgtttatttttcaaatcactCAGCGGAGGACCTTCACCGTGATTGTGGAAAAAATCGATGCATAGTGCGTTTACCCAAACGAATATTGTCTCAATTTCTAGTTGAGTCAATGCTCTTCCATACCCGGAAACTGTATAAGCATTGCCAAGTGCAGACGAAACAGCATTCTCCCAACGAGATTTAGTTCCGGAAAGCCTTTTATATTTGGCCATGGTAAGTTGTGGCAAAAGTAAGGAATCCGCGGCCCCTAAAATATATGACCATCCTTTCAACatgactttgaaaagcaATGTTTGAGACAAAGTGGAAGCTATGACACTCAGATTAGAATTTAGATAGTCGAACAGAGGAACAATGGCATCGTAAATAACATCCTTTGGGGCTGGTGTAGTGCCATAATTACCACAAACCGCTCTTAATGTTGCTCTGGAAAAAGCATAGTCGATAAAAGTTACGAATTTGTTGATAACTAGTTCTATTGCCCTAtctcttgttcttgttaGCGTTCTGTAAGCTCTGCCAATGCAAAATAACGGATCCATTTTCTCACTCTCGAGTGAAACTTCCAGAAGTAGCCTTCCCTGTGTACCTAATAATAGCATAACCTCGTTAGGAAACCCGTCATCTGTGAATTTTCTGTGGTCTAACAAAAGAGAGCAGTTACCACAAATATCATAGTTACTTAGTTGATGTAATTTTCCTCGTGGCCTATGCCATACGGTCAGAGCAATCGAACgtgatttttcaacaggGATCTCTATCTCAAACTCTTCATCCCATACAGGGTTAATCGATTTGGCAACCGTTTTAGTCTTACCAATTTCACTCCGTTTTTTTGTATCCACCAGTGATACAAAAGCGTTTGATAGTCCATCGTTACTAAAACCTTTGATATTTTCCGCACCAATAACACGTACGGTGTAAATTTGATGTAATGTTTGCTTTGAATTAGTGAAACTTGCCTTTTTACCTCGCATTTTTCGTTCATTATGAACTATCACTTCGGATAATTGCTCAGCTTTTAGTTGCTCGTCCAAgtcatttattttttggatcaTGGCCTCTAGATTATTCAAGATAACACATGTGCGTTTTTTAAACTGATATGGTTTTGGTGCCATGACGACGGATGATGATCGaaatgcatttttcatGTCTGTAAACGACCAATTACGTAATATTTCGGAAGAAAATCTACCATCGTTGACATTTTccttattttcttctccatTTATATTCATTTCGGAGGAATCATGTaacaaatctttttcaaggATGGCTAATGAATTTGTTGCATAGGTATGAATACCGTCTGAAAATGCTTTTAAGAGAAGCGTTATTACCTTAGCGTTTTCATACTTATCTTCCCATTGTAGCTTCCGAAACATTGCTATCGACTCGTTTATCATCTTAAATATATCCACGACGGAAGAGCTGAAATTGGTTTCCGAATTAACAGACAACCAgctttcattttgaatacTTGATTCAATGACTCTGGGTATCCTGGAACACACCTCGCCACAAAGGTCATTCAAATATCGTGAGAACAAGCTTTCCAACTTAAAGGGGAACGCTGCTCCAGGTTTCACCTGTGAATATATATCATGCACCTCTTTGAAAACCGAATAGGCCTCTAAGGCATCAACCGGTGGAATAGCCTCGCCTCTTTTAGCttcattgtatttttcagccCGTTTGATCATAGTCGGTGCGTCCGACGCTAATGCTTCGATCAGTACTGTAGCACATTCGAATGATAAATTAATATTATCTAAAAGTGGTTTGCTATACCTTTTTTGTATACTTTTAATTTGCTCAATTATTAGTTCAGCAACGTTTTGAATATGCTGTATTTCAATCGTGTTATCTTTCGGTACTCCTTCCAATAAGGATATATAGTAGCGCTCGcttgtttcaaatattgttttACGAAGTCTCCTTAGTGGTCTGGTATTGCTGTAAGCAGAACgctttttgaataaaatcATTGAGGGGTCTGTCTCGACGTAAGTATAGTAGAATGATAATACAggagaaaattttggtttcGTGCTGGTGTATATGGCTGTCAACAGATTGTTAATAGAGTTGATGCATTGTTCTGATGTATGAAATAGATTCACCAGCCACATTCTTTGATCTATATCATTCCAGGCTGCTACATTCGAATTATCCTCGAATCGAAGAATTCTGGTGTTAATAAAGCTAAATAGATTTTCTGTAAGCTTTGGGTTCAGTTCCTCGTCATCAAGAATGCTTAAGTTTGCTGCAGTATATGACAAAGAGCCAAGTGTGGAATGATAGTCAACTCGCCAATATTTCGAGGCCTTTGTAAGGAAAAATAACCCAGTTTGTGATAGTCCCAGAGAATCAATACTGTTCACTGACTCTTTTCTAAAAATTTTGACTAGAAGTGCTGTGAACATATCTCTAGAGTTCTTGGGTATGATATTTTGGAGATTTTCATACTTAACGGCAGACTTCCCTTTGtcattgaatttatctAGCAAGACCGCTATTTCACTCATTTCATAAGTTTTCCAGTTTTCGTAATACTTTTCAGAAGAGAAATCCTGTACTGAAAACTGTCCTGTATCGTTCGCTACTCTTCTTCTCAGAGCCAGTAATTCCTCACAGTACACATGGTTTTGAGATACCTTCATAGCAGTTATTATATCTTGTTGCAATTGAACTTCGTCAACTTGAAACAATTCCATAAAATACGAGGAGTGTGTAACTTCGTTCAATCTGAAGGTTGGTCTAAGGGTTACGTTTACGGTATTTTCTAATTTGGACGGCTCTATAGAGAGTTCTGAGGTTATCTTTTTCAGCGATGTTTTTCTAGGCTTAACAGAATCCTTATATTGCTCTAGTTTGATTTTCAAGCTTCCTGTGATACTGGCTGAACCTAATTCTATCAAtatattgatgaaacaCGAAATTTCCGTGTATAATTCTTTTTGGATGTTATCAACAATCAACTTGTTCAGTTCACCGTTGGCCGCCTTTGTAAAATGCACTATAAgctcttcaaatctttgCATAGACTTCAGGGTTTGCGTCATTGTAGGATTTAAAAACACGTCATtataaaatttcaaataacTTCTTCGAAGCTTGTCATTCAATAGCTTAACTTTCCCGACTGCAACTTTGCTTAGgtatttttccagtttAGGAAGGATATTCTGTAGAATTTCGACCTCAGTTGGACCTTTAACAGGGGCGGTGCCACTGGAAAACCACGAAACACGCCTGCTACGCCTTTCACTCTTTGAAACCTCTTTTACTGATGTTGCGGGTACTGTTTCTctgacatatttttcttgaaatcttggCTCATTGATATATTCCAGCACCAGCAGCCTTAATGTATACAGATACAATTCTGAAGAGCTTACTGTGGTACCGTATGCCTGCAACACAGTGGGCACCGTTAGCAAACTCTCAGAAGTAGAATATGACGATCCTGAAGCTATGCGTCGCATGTATGCCACAATATAGGGAGCAGTAGTTTGAgtgttgttgttgctttGTTAATCGAAATATGGTTATGCTTTTTCTACAAAACGTCTGATGAGCGAAAATACTCGGAACACGAAACTTGAATCAACTTGACATAAAAAACGAGAAGAGAATGACCCGTTCTCGTATACAAAACACTGCAGCATTGctcgaaaaaaaaacactACTTGACCCGACCTACTCAGTCGCTTCACTAGCCTCTGGAAAATTTAATTTATCTTCCGGAGAAGACGGCGATTTTTTCACACCAATTTCCTCAGAATTAGACAGATATTTCGAGAGAATTTTATTCAAAGTGAACATGGTCATCTTTT containing:
- a CDS encoding uncharacterized protein (similar to Saccharomyces cerevisiae YOR296W; ancestral locus Anc_8.765) is translated as MRRIASGSSYSTSESLLTVPTVLQAYGTTVSSSELYLYTLRLLVLEYINEPRFQEKYVRETVPATSVKEVSKSERRSRRVSWFSSGTAPVKGPTEVEILQNILPKLEKYLSKVAVGKVKLLNDKLRRSYLKFYNDVFLNPTMTQTLKSMQRFEELIVHFTKAANGELNKLIVDNIQKELYTEISCFINILIELGSASITGSLKIKLEQYKDSVKPRKTSLKKITSELSIEPSKLENTVNVTLRPTFRLNEVTHSSYFMELFQVDEVQLQQDIITAMKVSQNHVYCEELLALRRRVANDTGQFSVQDFSSEKYYENWKTYEMSEIAVLLDKFNDKGKSAVKYENLQNIIPKNSRDMFTALLVKIFRKESVNSIDSLGLSQTGLFFLTKASKYWRVDYHSTLGSLSYTAANLSILDDEELNPKLTENLFSFINTRILRFEDNSNVAAWNDIDQRMWLVNLFHTSEQCINSINNLLTAIYTSTKPKFSPVLSFYYTYVETDPSMILFKKRSAYSNTRPLRRLRKTIFETSERYYISLLEGVPKDNTIEIQHIQNVAELIIEQIKSIQKRYSKPLLDNINLSFECATVLIEALASDAPTMIKRAEKYNEAKRGEAIPPVDALEAYSVFKEVHDIYSQVKPGAAFPFKLESLFSRYLNDLCGEVCSRIPRVIESSIQNESWLSVNSETNFSSSVVDIFKMINESIAMFRKLQWEDKYENAKVITLLLKAFSDGIHTYATNSLAILEKDLLHDSSEMNINGEENKENVNDGRFSSEILRNWSFTDMKNAFRSSSVVMAPKPYQFKKRTCVILNNLEAMIQKINDLDEQLKAEQLSEVIVHNERKMRGKKASFTNSKQTLHQIYTVRVIGAENIKGFSNDGLSNAFVSLVDTKKRSEIGKTKTVAKSINPVWDEEFEIEIPVEKSRSIALTVWHRPRGKLHQLSNYDICGNCSLLLDHRKFTDDGFPNEVMLLLGTQGRLLLEVSLESEKMDPLFCIGRAYRTLTRTRDRAIELVINKFVTFIDYAFSRATLRAVCGNYGTTPAPKDVIYDAIVPLFDYLNSNLSVIASTLSQTLLFKVMLKGWSYILGAADSLLLPQLTMAKYKRLSGTKSRWENAVSSALGNAYTVSGYGRALTQLEIETIFVWVNALCIDFFHNHGEGPPLSDLKNKHYQTILLIPAFFDKSISELKREVDTLSPDYAKYLNQVTITNSSSRKFSVKLSTLARNKTIMANASKKRRSKIRQQVEELESGQLERNAEILDVLLRTLIAKGEMDYVHKHLTTREKVRKKVATEKLVKAAVDGQKNHRTH